Below is a window of Perca fluviatilis chromosome 14, GENO_Pfluv_1.0, whole genome shotgun sequence DNA.
taaatgaagtggagggaaaagtacaatatttcttaCTGGGATGTAGTGAAATAGAAGTATGATGTATAAATGGTAACAGTAGTGTAAATCTGATGTATTTTAGGAGAACCTTCCATAAAGTGAACTACAGTTTGTAAACGgcatgtacagtaaatgtgaCAGTGGCTGCGTGCTAACATGCGCCCTGTGTCGCCCGCTGGCAGCCCCTGTTTGCCTTCCTGTACAAGGAGCAGTTTCCTGTGGACGGCTGGAAGGTGTACGACCCGGCAGCAGAGTACAGACGCCAGGTAACTGCACTGACACACCCATCCATCTCTAACATCACAAAGTCTGACAGACTCTGACAGGCCGGCTTACATTGCACGCTTAACATATGCGGAGCGAATGCTCCAACGCTACGCTTCCACTATAATCTATGCGGTGCGTATTAGGGATccaccgattattagtagttaccattaaccgatatttggaaccgatatgcagTGCATTCTTTtgacacaaaactttgtttaaatgcttttgaGCAATCATTTAATacattagaaactttcaacCTAATCCCCAGTAACAGATAGTCAGTCAGATGGTGTTGTGGGGAGGGCATCAAGTCAGACTGGGGAGTGAAAcggaagcagagggacagacacagctGTAGTCGAGCCAAAGTAGAccacttttttatgaattaactttatcggttatcaggcaaataaaacactaGTGATAAAATGTAAACTGTCAAAAAACGGCCTGATAATCGGTCTATCCATAGTGCGTATGCACTTCCGAAATCTGCTCTACAATCGTAAAAATAGAAAGTTTtctaattagtttttttacGCGAGGTGTGTGTGGcccttttacacagaaatggatcataaagtgtctGTTTCTTTTAAAGGAAACTACCGATATACAGGAAACAACGTAATTCCTGTCAATGAACATATTGAgagtttctatttttatttcttgtttcctGTCACCTGTGTCATTTCACAATAGCTGACAGTAGATTGACGTTTTACAGCGCCTCGCCGGGTCCAAAAACAATCCCTCGCCTGTGACTCAAACAATCTTACGCCGTGTACGCACGCGCTGCAGGTTCAGCCAGTTACGCGTGCAGTGTAGCCAAAGCGTTGGTCTGATAAAGGCTCCAATGACAAAGCCATGTAactttattgatattgatcTATTGATTATGTTGTTGCTATGATCATGATTGCATTTGGCTGTCATGGTTTCTGAGTTTAAGagaatgttctacatatttgtACTGTGTAACTTTATATATACACTTCAATAATTCCATCAGTAAATCTATATGTTAAACTCACCTCGTGCTGCTCTCACCTTCTCTTTTTTTAGCACAAATACcgtttcattattattatttaattacagTTCCACTCTGCCATTTCTTTTGGTAACTGCTGTTAAGTTACTGTGAATGCAACTCAACCCTTCCTGCAAAAAGTTTCATATTCAAAGCTTACAGGTAAAGGCAGCGATTATGCCTGCTGGAccacttttaaaataaaaatgtctgtgtggagtttgagtGACGGTAGCTTAACAGTGATAGAAAGACTACGAAATGGACTAATGACTCTGCTGTTGTCAGTCTGGCTCCACAGGAAACCCTGTATAGTAATATTGTATGGAATACGATGTGTTTTACCAGGGCCTCCCTAATGAGAGCTGGACCATCAGCAAGATGAACAGCACCTATGAGCTGTGTGACACCTATCCCTCCACCCTGGTCATCCCCACCAACATTACAGAAGAAGACATCAAACGGGTGGCTGTGTTTCGAGCCAAGCACCGCATCCCGGTCAGTCTGAgaagcacatactgtacagtagggTTGGGAACCGAACTCGGCACTTTTTGGTGTACCTGACCGGATAACGTCGGTACTGCCGAGGACCGATTCACATTAAATCAAACAGGGCCTAATCTCTGTACCTGAGCTGTGGTTGTAGCTGTATTTCTGTCCTcactgcatgttgacagagagtggggctccgacacacacacacacacacacacacacacacacacacacacacacacacacacacacacacacacacacacacacacacacacacacacacacacacagaacaaactCGAGCAAACTACGTTGTCTCTGCAGTTTGttcaagtcacagtgagtcacagcAGTTGcaagtgtagttacagtttttcaaaacttcacgcagacagcgttcgctgcgatatgatattaatggcgaacACGGTCGCGGCGCTGTTAACGTTACACTACCTCTGAGacgagcaggcacaacggtggtttctgtgccctggtgactgactgacaggcaaGTCTAGTTTATATTTGGCACAtctcagcaacaaggcaattcaaagtgatttacataaaacatatacAGAGCAATTAAAAATTTTCATGACAAcaaaacaggctaaaatagaataatatacaaatacaagttCAAGTACGAGTacgaaatgaataattatttgatttaataggttgtagggacggatttgggaggggagaggggggagtttatgttttgtttattttgttttgagtgtaaaatgttcaaaataaataacaaaatgttctgAGTAAATAGGATAAacaggtttggaattatttttacaactggcTTTGTTttgtaggtctagaccacactataatttcccacgagcaagcatttagtgcaacagtggcgagggaaaacttccttttaggcagaaaccttggacagacccaggctctttgtGGACGGCATCTGTTGCTGCCGGTTTGgacacagacactgatacatatatacatactgtatatagtagctgttgttatagcaacaaaagccatctcggctgctttttggaaccaaaacgctgccagcttcttctttttttttttttaactacaaaagcgccctagtcaacttgtgtgtgtctgtgtgtgtgtgattgagtcAGAATAATCTACAGTGTGTGTTCAGGATATTAAAGTGACATGTGTTCAGTCCTCCTGGTCCTGAACTGACCCTGCTCTTCCTGTAGGTCCTGTCTTGGATTCACCCAGAGTCTCAGGCAACCATCGTACGCTGCAGCCAGCCGCTAGTCGGCCCTTCAGACCGCCGCTGTAAAGAGGATGAACACTACCTCCAAATCATCATGGACGCCAACGCTCAGTCCCACAAGCTGACCATCTTCGACGCCAGGCAGAGCAGTGTAGCAGTCACCAACAAGGTGCAGCCCGCttcctgttttctctccttctctcctcaccTTTGTGTCACACGTTAACTGATTTTGTTCCCTTTCTCCTTGCAATCCCTTCCGCCTCTGCTGCCTCCACCACATGCAGGCAAAGGATGGAGGGTATGAAAGTGAGAGCTTCTACCAAAACGTGGAGCTGAACTTCCTGGAAATCCCTAATATCCATGTGATGAGGGAGTCTCTGAGGAAGATGAAGGACGTGGTTTATCCCACCATAGATGAAGCCCACTGGCACTCCGCTATCGACCAAACACACTGGCTGGAGTACATACGGGTAACTCGCACAATAAAGGATAatcgtttattttttttagcaataTAGAAAATCTCCATGGTTGTTTTATTGTCTTAAAATGAGTAAACTATTAAAGGGTaattttggtatttttcaacctggaccctattttaccatgcattggtgtcaaagtgataaaaaaacaacgtaatccTATAGACAAATGTGCACTTTCAATTGACGTCCACTAAAAGTCCTGTTTTTGCCACCCTGCATGCTCAGATTATTTTTCTAAgtttctgacaacattatggaaggATCCCTACAGAAATAGAGCTTTTTTAAAAGAGTCAGATCGTTTTTGTTTAAGCAAAAATAGCCTGGAAATCGCCATCGcaaaactcaccagactccatgtaaataatcagtacttttagcgtgtatagagccagcatattttcacatgtaaatgggtaaattaagggtttatttcaaccaaaccagagtggtgattgttggaacagcggaaagacgaaccaagaaggcttttgattttgtttctgataaaatgataaatggagtctggtgggtttggtgatggtgatttcaaaatgatcttactctttaacaaaaaggtctatgtctgtagggatcctttccataatgttgtcatcatcatcatcatcatcatattctttattcaggacacacacaaatggtccatagcacaatacaaaaacatagcaaaatacaaacagatacaagataaaacacatacaatattTTTCAGATAATTGTCAGATAGAATCACTtagtatatactatattatatatagtatagtatagtagcGCATTTGCCCATTAactacattgcagcttgtttcacTGATGCCGACTTTAGTGGTCTCGCTTAAGGCAATTGTGCATAGTTTCTGAGtaatgaggaattctaagtaatgacaacaaaactgtcagagcgtccacatgatacaagtcttCTGTAATCGTGCAccgcccctcctccacacagctgctagtagccaaggaggacacggaaaAAGATGGagtcttcagaagaggtcattatcttcatttgagtttctgcgtgggaaagtcaccagacgccacgatcttctgaacatagccatactgagaaatacagagaaagcaatggcttgaatgtaacagacgttcattaatatcaaaaagttacgcactaaagctttaatactggatcaatttaaaaaaatggttgtacccatcagtcacttagacacaaaaacatggtaaaatagggtccaggttgaaaaaattACCAAAGTTACCCTTAAACTGCAAAGGGTGTATCATTAATATACTGTACTGGCAGTACACTCACATGTAAGTGTTGTGTGTAGCTGTTATTAGCAGGAGCAGCAAAGATAGCTGATAAGCTGGAGTCTGGAAAGACGTCGGTGGTGATTCACTGCAGCGATGGCTGGGACCGCACCGCTCAGCTGAGCTCTCTGGCCATGCTGATGCTGGACAGTCACTACCGCACGCTCCGAGGATTCCAGGTCAGTCACCGCATCACAATAACTACGTTGAAATGCACACAATATTCcagttttttgtgtttattcCGATTAAGTTGTTAATGAAAATGaacattccactaatattcctgtttGCATGCAGCCATGCAAACCAAATTTGAAATGAAAGTCTTTcgtaatgtttaaaagtaggtgtgtttctccttcttttgtTTTGGCCATGCATCTCTTCTCTACCGCAGCCCTGCAAACAACTACAGCAATGCACAGACCTgaccgtaaacaggcaagaggccgtaaactgtcacaaactgcagtaaaaaaaacCGATTGAGACGCAGTTtacgaatgcgctgtatacatatgtccaaagaatgcttctaaaacctgaataataccgacatatcccacatgtcttaatgGGAAATTGAATATGCTGTTTTCACGAGCCATATCATATTTGCAATATTATCATATtaggaataatagtggaatataagtgtgcatgtaaacgtactgtGTGTCAACTATGTACTGTAGTCTTTATCTGTACAGTAGTACAGATAAAGTGACAGTAGTAGAataatatactgtgtgtgtgtgtgtgtgtgtgtgtgtgtgtgtgtgtgtgtgtgtgtgtgtgtgtgtgtgtgtgtgtgtgtgtgtgtgtgtgtgtgtgtgtgtgtgtgtgtgtgtgtttgcaggttCTGGTGGAGAAGGAGTGGATAAGTTTTGGACACAAGTTTGCTGCTGTAAGGAACAGGGCGTTATTCCGATGATCTCATCATTACATCGTCCTTACATCATCCTTATTGACTCCTAGACTCACAGGGTGTAGTTACACATCTAAAACCAACTCTATTTTTTATGCATATTTTCCTGgtttcaaacaaaaaaacaacactcaaAAACATTTACCAGCCAGCAGAACATAAAAAGCATAGTGCACAGCataacaagaaaataaaaaatacaaagtaagtATGGGTGCACCACCGAATCAgtcacgaaaaaaaaaagattgaataaacaaaataaaatgtcaccAGATGGCGCGAAAATCCAACTAGTCGGACTTACGTATTTTATGACACATCACcggtggtggaagaagtattcagatgctttatttaagtaaaagtactaataccacactgtaaaaaatactaagtatcatcagggaaaTGTACATAAAGTACTCAATGTAGAAacatcctcccattgtagaaagtgtaaaggatctaaacagttgtgtgtttaatggtctaatcatttcagctggacttgtaggccgttatattgttggctagtttactttgtaacaatcagattttataaactatgtgtgttttgtgtgcaaaaatcttagtTTGTAAAGtcactagtaactaaagctgtaacagatgaatgtagtgaagtaaaaagtacaagatttccctctgaaatgtagcggagtagaagtagaaagtggcatgaaaagaaaagactcaagtaaagtacaagtagctcaacaattggacttaagtacattacttaCATTCCACCAACTGCACATTACAGCCACGCGTATGTGCTTGTATTCATGTCGGAtaaatattacacacatataaaacCTGATGTCCATAGTCCGTTCCATGTCTATTGATAGTATTGCTCTGTGTGTTGCAGCGCGTGGGTCACGGCGACGAGAACCACGCAAACTCCGAGCGCTCGCCTCTCTTCGTCCAGTTCATCGACTGCGTCTGGCAGATGACTCGACAGGTAAGTCTCCGTCCAACTACTACGAACCCAGGACATGTCCTGACAGACCGGAGTATATGTGTGACTACCATAGATTGTAAAGAAATAATGGATGAAGCTTCCGGGCCTGAAAAGCCAAGCCAATGCGAAAGTGCCATAAagctgtttctatagaagtgtatgggaaaatgaccctacttcttaCTTAAGTTATTAACCTCAGtaatcattttcaaaatgagTTCATGGTCTCAGTCGCtactttcaagtcttcttcaatacagcatggaTCAAGGACAGGGGCTTAGCGATGCGTCTCCATGGCCCTGTgtacattaaaggtgctgtaggtaggattggcaAGATCCACAACTTAGCCAAAagatttgaacatcgacaacttctcagtcctcccccctttctgcttaagcccaaaacggtctcctaagcccctccccccacaagggagaatgaatgcatgtgcatgagcagtgattgacacgcagttagacaccccccccctggcctgattggtgcatctgaacagggagcggtggatttttgcaaatcgcactacaggctgtaggtggagccagaggagccagattaatttttttaatgacctgcttcatgtagttctactggaacatagggtcagtgtcagcaaatatgacagaaagttagttttagaagtcttacctactgcacctttaaaataGCTGTGCACTTATTTTTTGGGCTGTTTTCTTCTTAAACGTTGGCCCTCTCACtatgtgttttcacttcattgaagttaattggaacattcagttgtgtgaaaatgtcttgttcagcattcagccaaccaagctagctagctagctagctacttagggctggacgatatggagaaaatcagatatcacccTATTCTAGACCAGATATATCGATATTgagacgatattgtagggttgacaaatggtgctttcactaaatattttttacaaggaGATtctagataaataatcatcagtaatgtggtaAACAAGTTTCAAGTGAAATcatagagaaaaaataaataacttttttcCAGATATATACTGACTATGTTGAGTATCATCAGTAATTTTATGATATCAAATGTActtacgtaaaaaaaaaaaaataacctttggttatgaactttattgtggcttccttaTAGTGAAGCATACTATTCAGGGTTTCCACACCTTCCTAAACATCCAATTCAAAACCTGAcatcaacaaagagaaaaacagaaaaagaattaaaataaaacattatgaaaaaattatctttcacTTCAACGTatgaaaacatttcttgcaagtaACAAGAAAGATGTTCAGGgggaatgtagtggagtaaaagtgaaagtttgcGTAAATATAAATACCGACGttaagtacagatacgtgaccATTCTACTTAAGGACACTAACATGACATCACTGCTGCTACGCCCATTATTGTTACAGTCCGTGGTGGTTACTCATTGTCATGAAGCAGCACACATAAAATACACACTGATATGCTCAGCCAATGAGAATGAGCCTGTTCATGTGCACGGGGGCTCAATGGCAGACATTTAGAAGCCTTCCACTCGTTGCTCCTCATCACTTCTGTTTCCTTCTGACTGCAGTTCCCAGCAGCCTTTGAGTTCAACGAGCTGTTTCTGATCACAGTGCTGGACCACCTCTACAGCTGTCTGTTTGGTACATTCCTGTATAACAGTGAGCAGGAGAGGGCGGCCAAGGTACGTGCCATCCTTCTGTtaacagggggggggggcaaaggctaatttatggttgtgcggaggctccacagGGCcggcatgcgtgtgtgtgtgtgtgtgtgtgtgtgtgtgtgtgtgtgtgtgtgtgtgtgcgtgtgttaaagcgagtgagagagtggcgGTGATTAGCTCctgagcgagtagcgactctagagtgatagtgagagaaacaaagtgtctcctctgttctttctgaccacggtgagaaatctggagcaggaaaagttaaccctctccttgatttcatgttgtttatggagaaggagaaccaggaaatgagtcgggggggaaatgcaacgctaccacgcCGCGGCCAAGAAACCACGGCAAAGAAACCACggcaaagaaagaaaagtgcCCATCAGGCTACGGTGTAGGGTACCTATCTCCACATACCTACATATGTACCCACGGCGTCCATTTAACGCAGAACCATAATTAAATCGACACgccgctcggccgtggcttggtagcgttgcatttcccccctcccgtcactctctcactcgctctaccacacgcTCGCCACGCACGCACTCATGCCGGCCCTGCTagtctcttaaagagatcggcGCTGACTGCAAAGcccaagtataaacttcaggccacttacgtagaatacggcgaaagctctgcgtggagcctccgcagaagcaTAGATCAGCCTGTAAGGCATCTGTAAGAGCCATGTCCCATTAAcctctctgtgtcctgtgtagGAGGTGCAGACCCAGACCGTGTCCCTGTGGTCCTACATCAACAGGTAACATACTGACCGTTAAACTGTAATTACTCGCATTACTGTGATTGAGTAGT
It encodes the following:
- the mtmr1a gene encoding myotubularin-related protein 1a isoform X2, translating into MEKQAGATGAADGAGSNRKLWGSPTGAPATGETLDSPTGSHVEWCKQLIAATISSQISGSVPADVGNRDIKAGRRPGFMQDSQDEGLCYHGESDSEHPSNALNLPALRYGAQVTMFQNQVPLLPGESVQTTVKDVMYICPFSGLVNGTLTITDYKLYFTSAERESPFVLDVNLGVISRLETISVPNQGENTKGLELVCKDMRSPRFAYKTEESHPDVVELLDKHAFPLSHSLPLFAFLYKEQFPVDGWKVYDPAAEYRRQGLPNESWTISKMNSTYELCDTYPSTLVIPTNITEEDIKRVAVFRAKHRIPVLSWIHPESQATIVRCSQPLVGPSDRRCKEDEHYLQIIMDANAQSHKLTIFDARQSSVAVTNKAKDGGYESESFYQNVELNFLEIPNIHVMRESLRKMKDVVYPTIDEAHWHSAIDQTHWLEYIRLLLAGAAKIADKLESGKTSVVIHCSDGWDRTAQLSSLAMLMLDSHYRTLRGFQVLVEKEWISFGHKFAARVGHGDENHANSERSPLFVQFIDCVWQMTRQFPAAFEFNELFLITVLDHLYSCLFGTFLYNSEQERAAKEVQTQTVSLWSYINSQPEDFSNPFYVDYQHHVLYPLVSSRHLELWTAYYARWNPRMRPQVPVHQTLKELLILRAELQRRVEELQRDATSHSLSSSSEHSPSHSTGTPLHGAV
- the mtmr1a gene encoding myotubularin-related protein 1a isoform X7, with amino-acid sequence MEKQAGATGAADGAGSNRKLWGSPTGAPATGETLDSPTGSHVEWCKQLIAATISSQISGSVPADVGNRDIKNLPALRYGAQVTMFQNQVPLLPGESVQTTVKDVMYICPFSGLVNGTLTITDYKLYFTSAERESPFVLDVNLGVISRLETISVPNQGENTKGLELVCKDMRSPRFAYKTEESHPDVVELLDKHAFPLSHSLPLFAFLYKEQFPVDGWKVYDPAAEYRRQGLPNESWTISKMNSTYELCDTYPSTLVIPTNITEEDIKRVAVFRAKHRIPVLSWIHPESQATIVRCSQPLVGPSDRRCKEDEHYLQIIMDANAQSHKLTIFDARQSSVAVTNKAKDGGYESESFYQNVELNFLEIPNIHVMRESLRKMKDVVYPTIDEAHWHSAIDQTHWLEYIRLLLAGAAKIADKLESGKTSVVIHCSDGWDRTAQLSSLAMLMLDSHYRTLRGFQVLVEKEWISFGHKFAARVGHGDENHANSERSPLFVQFIDCVWQMTRQFPAAFEFNELFLITVLDHLYSCLFGTFLYNSEQERAAKEVQTQTVSLWSYINSQPEDFSNPFYVDYQHHVLYPLVSSRHLELWTAYYARWNPRMRPQVPVHQTLKELLILRAELQRRVEELQRDATSHSLSSSSEHSPSHSTGTPLHGAV
- the mtmr1a gene encoding myotubularin-related protein 1a isoform X3: MEKQAGATGAADGAGSNRKLWGSPTGAPATGETLDSPTGSHVEWCKQLIAATISSQISGSVPADVGNRDIKVSKRLTPRQDSQDEGLCYHGESDSEHPSNALNLPALRYGAQVTMFQNQVPLLPGESVQTTVKDVMYICPFSGLVNGTLTITDYKLYFTSAERESPFVLDVNLGVISRLETISVPNQGENTKGLELVCKDMRSPRFAYKTEESHPDVVELLDKHAFPLSHSLPLFAFLYKEQFPVDGWKVYDPAAEYRRQGLPNESWTISKMNSTYELCDTYPSTLVIPTNITEEDIKRVAVFRAKHRIPVLSWIHPESQATIVRCSQPLVGPSDRRCKEDEHYLQIIMDANAQSHKLTIFDARQSSVAVTNKAKDGGYESESFYQNVELNFLEIPNIHVMRESLRKMKDVVYPTIDEAHWHSAIDQTHWLEYIRLLLAGAAKIADKLESGKTSVVIHCSDGWDRTAQLSSLAMLMLDSHYRTLRGFQVLVEKEWISFGHKFAARVGHGDENHANSERSPLFVQFIDCVWQMTRQFPAAFEFNELFLITVLDHLYSCLFGTFLYNSEQERAAKEVQTQTVSLWSYINSQPEDFSNPFYVDYQHHVLYPLVSSRHLELWTAYYARWNPRMRPQVPVHQTLKELLILRAELQRRVEELQRDATSHSLSSSSEHSPSHSTGTPLHGAV
- the mtmr1a gene encoding myotubularin-related protein 1a isoform X6; the encoded protein is MEKQAGATGAADGAGSNRKLWGSPTGAPATGETLDSPTGSHVEWCKQLIAATISSQISGSVPADVGNRDIKVSKRLTPRNLPALRYGAQVTMFQNQVPLLPGESVQTTVKDVMYICPFSGLVNGTLTITDYKLYFTSAERESPFVLDVNLGVISRLETISVPNQGENTKGLELVCKDMRSPRFAYKTEESHPDVVELLDKHAFPLSHSLPLFAFLYKEQFPVDGWKVYDPAAEYRRQGLPNESWTISKMNSTYELCDTYPSTLVIPTNITEEDIKRVAVFRAKHRIPVLSWIHPESQATIVRCSQPLVGPSDRRCKEDEHYLQIIMDANAQSHKLTIFDARQSSVAVTNKAKDGGYESESFYQNVELNFLEIPNIHVMRESLRKMKDVVYPTIDEAHWHSAIDQTHWLEYIRLLLAGAAKIADKLESGKTSVVIHCSDGWDRTAQLSSLAMLMLDSHYRTLRGFQVLVEKEWISFGHKFAARVGHGDENHANSERSPLFVQFIDCVWQMTRQFPAAFEFNELFLITVLDHLYSCLFGTFLYNSEQERAAKEVQTQTVSLWSYINSQPEDFSNPFYVDYQHHVLYPLVSSRHLELWTAYYARWNPRMRPQVPVHQTLKELLILRAELQRRVEELQRDATSHSLSSSSEHSPSHSTGTPLHGAV
- the mtmr1a gene encoding myotubularin-related protein 1a isoform X1, which codes for MEKQAGATGAADGAGSNRKLWGSPTGAPATGETLDSPTGSHVEWCKQLIAATISSQISGSVPADVGNRDIKAGRRPGFMVSKRLTPRQDSQDEGLCYHGESDSEHPSNALNLPALRYGAQVTMFQNQVPLLPGESVQTTVKDVMYICPFSGLVNGTLTITDYKLYFTSAERESPFVLDVNLGVISRLETISVPNQGENTKGLELVCKDMRSPRFAYKTEESHPDVVELLDKHAFPLSHSLPLFAFLYKEQFPVDGWKVYDPAAEYRRQGLPNESWTISKMNSTYELCDTYPSTLVIPTNITEEDIKRVAVFRAKHRIPVLSWIHPESQATIVRCSQPLVGPSDRRCKEDEHYLQIIMDANAQSHKLTIFDARQSSVAVTNKAKDGGYESESFYQNVELNFLEIPNIHVMRESLRKMKDVVYPTIDEAHWHSAIDQTHWLEYIRLLLAGAAKIADKLESGKTSVVIHCSDGWDRTAQLSSLAMLMLDSHYRTLRGFQVLVEKEWISFGHKFAARVGHGDENHANSERSPLFVQFIDCVWQMTRQFPAAFEFNELFLITVLDHLYSCLFGTFLYNSEQERAAKEVQTQTVSLWSYINSQPEDFSNPFYVDYQHHVLYPLVSSRHLELWTAYYARWNPRMRPQVPVHQTLKELLILRAELQRRVEELQRDATSHSLSSSSEHSPSHSTGTPLHGAV
- the mtmr1a gene encoding myotubularin-related protein 1a isoform X5; the encoded protein is MEKQAGATGAADGAGSNRKLWGSPTGAPATGETLDSPTGSHVEWCKQLIAATISSQISGSVPADVGNRDIKAGRRPGFMVSKRLTPRNLPALRYGAQVTMFQNQVPLLPGESVQTTVKDVMYICPFSGLVNGTLTITDYKLYFTSAERESPFVLDVNLGVISRLETISVPNQGENTKGLELVCKDMRSPRFAYKTEESHPDVVELLDKHAFPLSHSLPLFAFLYKEQFPVDGWKVYDPAAEYRRQGLPNESWTISKMNSTYELCDTYPSTLVIPTNITEEDIKRVAVFRAKHRIPVLSWIHPESQATIVRCSQPLVGPSDRRCKEDEHYLQIIMDANAQSHKLTIFDARQSSVAVTNKAKDGGYESESFYQNVELNFLEIPNIHVMRESLRKMKDVVYPTIDEAHWHSAIDQTHWLEYIRLLLAGAAKIADKLESGKTSVVIHCSDGWDRTAQLSSLAMLMLDSHYRTLRGFQVLVEKEWISFGHKFAARVGHGDENHANSERSPLFVQFIDCVWQMTRQFPAAFEFNELFLITVLDHLYSCLFGTFLYNSEQERAAKEVQTQTVSLWSYINSQPEDFSNPFYVDYQHHVLYPLVSSRHLELWTAYYARWNPRMRPQVPVHQTLKELLILRAELQRRVEELQRDATSHSLSSSSEHSPSHSTGTPLHGAV
- the mtmr1a gene encoding myotubularin-related protein 1a isoform X4, whose translation is MEKQAGATGAADGAGSNRKLWGSPTGAPATGETLDSPTGSHVEWCKQLIAATISSQISGSVPADVGNRDIKQDSQDEGLCYHGESDSEHPSNALNLPALRYGAQVTMFQNQVPLLPGESVQTTVKDVMYICPFSGLVNGTLTITDYKLYFTSAERESPFVLDVNLGVISRLETISVPNQGENTKGLELVCKDMRSPRFAYKTEESHPDVVELLDKHAFPLSHSLPLFAFLYKEQFPVDGWKVYDPAAEYRRQGLPNESWTISKMNSTYELCDTYPSTLVIPTNITEEDIKRVAVFRAKHRIPVLSWIHPESQATIVRCSQPLVGPSDRRCKEDEHYLQIIMDANAQSHKLTIFDARQSSVAVTNKAKDGGYESESFYQNVELNFLEIPNIHVMRESLRKMKDVVYPTIDEAHWHSAIDQTHWLEYIRLLLAGAAKIADKLESGKTSVVIHCSDGWDRTAQLSSLAMLMLDSHYRTLRGFQVLVEKEWISFGHKFAARVGHGDENHANSERSPLFVQFIDCVWQMTRQFPAAFEFNELFLITVLDHLYSCLFGTFLYNSEQERAAKEVQTQTVSLWSYINSQPEDFSNPFYVDYQHHVLYPLVSSRHLELWTAYYARWNPRMRPQVPVHQTLKELLILRAELQRRVEELQRDATSHSLSSSSEHSPSHSTGTPLHGAV